One genomic window of Gallaecimonas sp. GXIMD4217 includes the following:
- a CDS encoding methyl-accepting chemotaxis protein: MNLTVAKRIVFGFVIITLLLIVNGSISLSSFTKVEQSTQRATELAMNALVSSSRLQQQASTLAEEGLAAFYSGDTSEIEAHKKRILILEQDFRETLAGFDQLAKAEPQLAAPAKAVSATFQSLEGQLGQLLDAKLKAQALRKQLQGQLSEIEDLTDDTSTYLLDLYDSGIESGPQATANKVETALLSLGSTSVDYVKSETATKAETISGELSFILGDIKTNLDFLSRQLGDNDYLPDIRDGIEKLDALILTGSDSLVGGHQAELAELARARTALETERQNMATLGQQLDALQQAAKDIASDSRQQINDSVSSANSVTTLVIIVSVLVASAIAWWVVRSITVPLDRVNRMLNVIASGDLSKRLDDSAQDEFGLLARNTNSLINSLRSLIEGISQGSTQLAASAEQTSAITAQTRESIQQQKGQVHQVATATTEMSASADQVTHAAAETLESVRRADTEAERVRQLSADNKSTIQQLAAEVEAASQVINKLHQDSANIGSILDVIRGIAEQTNLLALNAAIEAARAGEQGRGFAVVADEVRTLASRTQQSTQEIQAMIEALQAGAEQAVAAMEQGQFQAESCVNKSEQADLALSHITEAVHDARDKSEHIAQAAQEQGVVAQEISANLDGIVGIAEETTEGAEQTAASSEQVARLAEELQQSVQRFRLS, encoded by the coding sequence ATGAATCTCACGGTAGCCAAGCGGATCGTCTTTGGCTTTGTGATCATCACCTTACTGCTGATCGTCAACGGCAGTATTTCACTTTCCAGCTTTACCAAGGTCGAACAGAGCACCCAGCGGGCCACCGAGCTGGCCATGAATGCCCTGGTCAGCTCCAGCCGGCTGCAGCAGCAGGCCAGCACTCTGGCCGAAGAGGGCCTGGCCGCCTTCTACAGCGGCGACACCAGCGAAATCGAGGCCCATAAGAAGCGCATCCTGATCCTGGAGCAGGACTTCCGGGAAACCCTTGCCGGCTTCGACCAGCTGGCCAAGGCCGAGCCCCAGCTTGCCGCCCCGGCCAAGGCGGTGTCCGCCACTTTCCAGTCACTGGAAGGGCAGCTTGGCCAACTTCTTGACGCCAAACTCAAGGCCCAGGCGCTGCGCAAGCAGCTGCAGGGCCAGTTGTCGGAGATAGAGGATCTGACCGACGATACCAGCACCTACCTGCTGGATCTCTACGACAGCGGCATCGAGTCCGGCCCCCAGGCCACCGCCAACAAGGTGGAAACGGCCCTGCTGTCCCTGGGCAGTACCAGCGTCGACTACGTCAAGTCGGAGACGGCCACCAAGGCCGAGACCATCAGTGGCGAGCTGAGCTTTATCCTGGGCGACATCAAGACCAATCTCGACTTCCTGAGCCGCCAGCTGGGCGACAACGACTACCTGCCCGATATCCGTGACGGCATCGAGAAACTGGATGCCCTGATCCTGACCGGTTCCGACAGCCTGGTCGGCGGTCATCAGGCCGAGCTGGCCGAGCTGGCCCGGGCCAGGACCGCCCTGGAGACCGAGCGCCAGAACATGGCCACCCTGGGCCAGCAGCTGGACGCCCTGCAGCAGGCCGCCAAGGACATCGCCAGCGATTCCCGCCAGCAGATCAACGACAGCGTCAGCTCCGCCAACAGCGTCACCACCCTGGTGATCATCGTCTCGGTGCTGGTGGCCAGTGCCATCGCCTGGTGGGTGGTGCGCTCCATCACCGTGCCCCTGGACAGAGTCAACCGCATGCTGAACGTCATTGCCTCCGGCGATCTCAGCAAGCGCCTGGACGACAGCGCCCAGGACGAGTTCGGCCTGCTGGCCCGCAACACCAACAGCCTGATCAACAGCCTGCGTTCCCTGATCGAGGGCATTTCCCAGGGCTCAACCCAACTGGCCGCCAGCGCCGAGCAGACCTCGGCCATCACCGCCCAGACCCGGGAGTCCATCCAGCAGCAGAAGGGCCAGGTGCACCAGGTGGCCACCGCCACCACCGAAATGTCCGCCAGCGCCGATCAGGTTACCCATGCCGCCGCCGAGACCCTGGAGTCGGTGCGCCGGGCCGATACCGAAGCGGAGCGGGTACGCCAGCTTTCCGCCGACAACAAAAGCACCATCCAGCAGCTGGCCGCCGAGGTGGAGGCCGCCTCCCAGGTCATCAACAAGCTGCATCAGGACAGCGCCAACATCGGCTCCATCCTGGACGTGATCCGCGGCATCGCCGAGCAGACCAACCTGCTGGCCCTCAACGCCGCCATCGAGGCGGCCCGGGCCGGCGAGCAGGGCCGCGGCTTCGCCGTGGTGGCAGACGAGGTCAGGACCCTGGCGTCCCGTACCCAGCAGTCCACCCAGGAGATCCAGGCCATGATCGAAGCCCTCCAGGCCGGCGCCGAGCAGGCCGTGGCCGCCATGGAGCAGGGGCAGTTCCAGGCCGAGAGCTGCGTGAACAAGTCGGAACAGGCCGATCTGGCCCTGTCCCACATCACCGAGGCGGTCCACGATGCCAGGGACAAGAGCGAGCACATCGCCCAGGCCGCCCAGGAGCAGGGCGTGGTGGCCCAGGAGATCAGCGCCAACCTGGACGGTATCGTTGGCATTGCCGAGGAGACCACCGAAGGGGCCGAACAGACCGCCGCCTCCAGCGAGCAGGTCGCCAGGCTCGCCGAGGAGCTGCAGCAGTCGGTGCAGCGATTCAGGCTGAGCTGA
- the apaG gene encoding Co2+/Mg2+ efflux protein ApaG, whose protein sequence is MSQKLHIQVVTHYLDDRSIPEEDKYVFAYTVTIRNLGTESATLRNRHWLITDGNGKTTEVNGAGVVGKEPSIAAGAEFSYTSGAVLESPVGTMEGYYEMEDEAGERFRTPIPIFRLAVPNVVN, encoded by the coding sequence ATGAGCCAGAAGCTGCACATCCAGGTGGTCACCCACTACCTGGATGACAGGTCCATCCCGGAAGAGGACAAGTACGTCTTCGCCTATACGGTCACCATCCGCAACCTGGGCACCGAGTCGGCCACCCTGCGCAACCGCCACTGGCTGATCACCGACGGCAACGGCAAGACCACCGAGGTCAATGGTGCCGGCGTGGTCGGCAAGGAGCCCAGCATCGCCGCCGGGGCCGAATTCAGCTATACCTCGGGCGCCGTACTGGAGAGCCCGGTGGGCACCATGGAAGGCTATTACGAGATGGAAGACGAAGCCGGCGAACGCTTTCGCACCCCCATCCCCATCTTCCGCCTGGCCGTGCCCAACGTGGTGAACTGA
- the pdxA gene encoding 4-hydroxythreonine-4-phosphate dehydrogenase PdxA, whose amino-acid sequence MTLRIALTPGEPAGIGPDLAIAIAQQDWDAEIVVCADEKMLTERARQLALPLSLRPYDPDQPPRPQQAGTLTLAPFQTAVPVVPGSLDEANAGYVLDTLTFACRGNINGDFAAVVTGPVHKGIINQAGHAFSGHTEFFAQLAGTPDVVMMLATAGLRVALVTTHIPLAYVAKAITPERLTKVLRVLHRDLVEKFDIPAPRIYVCGLNPHAGEGGHLGREELDVIDPTLDALRGEGMDLVGTLPADTLFQPKYLDDADAVLAMYHDQGLPVLKHKGFGASVNITLGLPFIRTSVDHGTALELAGSGQADAGSLTLAVSQAISLAVSKKHE is encoded by the coding sequence ATGACACTGCGCATCGCCCTGACGCCGGGAGAGCCGGCGGGCATTGGCCCCGATCTGGCCATTGCCATAGCCCAGCAGGACTGGGACGCGGAGATCGTCGTCTGCGCCGACGAAAAAATGCTGACGGAAAGGGCCAGGCAACTGGCCCTTCCCCTTTCTTTGCGGCCCTATGATCCGGACCAGCCCCCCAGGCCGCAGCAGGCCGGCACCCTGACCCTGGCACCCTTCCAGACGGCGGTACCCGTGGTGCCGGGCAGCCTGGACGAGGCCAATGCCGGCTATGTGCTGGACACCCTGACCTTTGCCTGCCGGGGCAACATCAACGGCGACTTCGCCGCCGTGGTCACCGGACCGGTGCACAAGGGCATCATCAACCAGGCCGGCCATGCCTTCTCCGGCCACACCGAGTTCTTTGCCCAGCTGGCCGGCACCCCGGACGTGGTGATGATGCTGGCCACCGCCGGCCTGCGGGTGGCGCTGGTCACCACCCACATCCCCCTGGCCTATGTGGCCAAGGCCATCACCCCGGAGCGCCTGACCAAGGTGCTGAGGGTGCTGCACCGGGATCTGGTGGAAAAGTTCGATATCCCGGCGCCGCGCATCTATGTCTGCGGCCTCAACCCCCATGCCGGCGAAGGCGGCCACCTGGGCCGGGAGGAGCTGGACGTCATAGATCCGACCCTGGACGCCCTGCGCGGCGAAGGCATGGATCTGGTCGGCACCCTGCCCGCCGATACCTTGTTCCAGCCCAAGTACCTGGACGACGCCGACGCCGTGCTGGCCATGTACCACGACCAGGGCCTGCCGGTACTGAAACACAAGGGCTTCGGCGCCTCGGTCAACATCACCCTGGGGCTGCCCTTTATCCGTACTTCCGTGGACCACGGAACCGCCTTAGAATTGGCCGGTTCAGGCCAGGCCGACGCCGGCAGCCTGACACTCGCCGTATCCCAAGCCATCTCCCTCGCGGTCAGTAAAAAACATGAGTGA
- the ispB gene encoding octaprenyl diphosphate synthase — translation MDINQIRELSAADMAAVNEAISEQLSSDVALINQLGFYIVNAGGKRLRPMLAVLAARALGYEGDKHVKLATIVEFIHTATLLHDDVVDESTLRRGRETANALFGNQASVLVGDFLYTRAFQMMVDLDSMKVMRILADATNVIAEGEVMQLMNCNDPDTTEARYLDVIYCKTAKLFEAATRLAAVINGNDETIEQGLQDYGMYLGTAFQLIDDLLDYDADAAELGKNLGDDLAEGKPTLPLLHAMSHGSEEQAALIRSAIEKGDGRELLEPILAAMQQHGSLDYTYRRAVEESEKAIAALAVLPDSPYKEALAALARIAVERRS, via the coding sequence ATGGACATCAACCAGATCCGCGAACTCAGCGCCGCCGACATGGCGGCCGTGAACGAAGCCATTTCGGAACAACTGAGTTCCGACGTTGCCCTCATCAACCAGCTTGGTTTCTACATCGTCAATGCCGGCGGCAAGCGGCTGCGCCCCATGCTGGCGGTACTGGCCGCCAGGGCCCTTGGCTATGAAGGTGACAAGCACGTCAAGCTGGCCACCATAGTGGAGTTCATCCACACCGCCACCCTGCTCCACGACGACGTGGTCGACGAATCCACCCTGCGCCGGGGCCGGGAAACCGCCAATGCCCTGTTCGGCAACCAGGCCTCGGTACTGGTGGGCGACTTCCTCTATACCCGAGCCTTCCAGATGATGGTGGATCTGGACTCCATGAAGGTGATGCGGATCCTGGCCGATGCCACCAATGTCATCGCCGAAGGGGAAGTAATGCAGCTGATGAACTGCAACGACCCCGACACCACCGAAGCGCGCTACCTGGACGTCATCTACTGCAAGACGGCCAAGCTGTTCGAGGCCGCCACCCGCCTGGCGGCCGTCATCAATGGCAACGACGAGACCATCGAGCAGGGCCTGCAGGACTACGGCATGTACCTGGGCACCGCCTTCCAGCTCATCGACGATCTGCTCGACTACGATGCCGATGCCGCCGAGCTGGGCAAGAACCTGGGCGACGACCTGGCCGAGGGCAAACCGACCCTGCCGCTGCTGCACGCCATGAGCCATGGCAGTGAAGAGCAGGCGGCGCTGATCCGCAGCGCCATCGAGAAAGGCGACGGTCGCGAGCTGCTGGAGCCCATCCTGGCCGCCATGCAGCAGCACGGCTCCCTGGACTACACCTACCGGCGGGCCGTGGAAGAGTCCGAGAAGGCCATTGCCGCCCTGGCGGTGCTGCCGGACAGCCCCTACAAGGAGGCCCTGGCCGCCCTGGCCCGTATCGCCGTGGAAAGGCGCAGCTAG
- a CDS encoding symmetrical bis(5'-nucleosyl)-tetraphosphatase: MANYVVGDIQGCFAELERLLALVDFSPSRDKLWAVGDLVARGPESLRVLELFMALEGAAAVSLGNHDLHLLAILTGLKRAKAGDRLDAILASPRRAAIQHWLRHQPLALWDESHQVLISHAGLPPGWSPTDCLQRSDEVAEVLRGPHWQALLAGMYGNEPALWQDDLEGQPRLRHIINALTRMRFCHRDGRLELTRKGSPGGDDLLPWYALHGRLPFTIAFGHWAALEGRADHPQVRALDTGCVWGKGLTLWQMENDQRFFQPSLNSAK, translated from the coding sequence ATGGCCAACTATGTGGTTGGCGATATCCAGGGCTGCTTCGCGGAGCTGGAGAGGCTGCTGGCCCTGGTGGATTTCAGTCCTTCCCGGGACAAGCTCTGGGCGGTCGGTGATCTGGTCGCCAGGGGCCCGGAGTCGCTCAGGGTACTGGAACTGTTCATGGCCCTGGAAGGCGCCGCCGCCGTCAGCCTGGGCAACCACGACCTGCACCTGCTGGCCATATTGACCGGCCTCAAGCGGGCCAAGGCCGGCGATCGCCTGGATGCCATACTGGCCAGCCCCAGGCGTGCGGCCATCCAGCACTGGCTTCGCCACCAGCCCCTGGCGCTCTGGGACGAATCCCATCAGGTGCTGATCTCCCATGCCGGGCTGCCGCCGGGCTGGTCCCCTACCGACTGCCTGCAGCGCAGTGACGAAGTCGCCGAGGTGCTGCGCGGCCCACACTGGCAGGCTTTGCTGGCCGGCATGTACGGCAATGAGCCGGCCCTGTGGCAGGATGACCTCGAGGGCCAGCCAAGGCTGCGCCACATCATCAATGCCCTGACCCGGATGCGTTTTTGTCACCGGGACGGGCGCCTGGAGCTGACCCGCAAGGGCTCACCCGGCGGCGACGACCTGCTGCCCTGGTACGCCCTCCATGGCCGGCTGCCCTTCACCATCGCCTTTGGCCACTGGGCCGCCCTGGAAGGCCGTGCCGACCACCCCCAGGTTCGGGCCCTGGATACCGGCTGCGTCTGGGGCAAGGGCCTGACCCTGTGGCAGATGGAAAACGACCAGCGCTTTTTCCAGCCCAGCCTGAATTCGGCTAAATAA
- the mdh gene encoding malate dehydrogenase → MKVAVLGAAGGIGQALSLLLKTQLPAGSELALYDVAPVVPGVAVDLSHIPTAVKVKGFGKDDLQAALTGADVVLIPAGVPRKPGMDRADLFNVNAGIVRTLVEGIADHCPKAMIGIITNPVNTTVAIAAETLKAKGVYDKNRLFGVTTLDVIRAETFVAEAKGLNPADVKINVIGGHSGVTILPLLSQLGLDFSDEEIASLTHRIQNAGTEVVEAKAGGGSATLSMGQAAARFGLNLVRALSGEEGVVECAYVEGGSEHARFFAQPVRLGKKGVEEVLSYGDISAFEADALSGMLDTLKKDITIGEEFVNA, encoded by the coding sequence ATGAAAGTAGCCGTTCTTGGCGCCGCCGGTGGTATCGGTCAGGCCCTGTCCCTGCTGCTCAAGACCCAGCTGCCCGCTGGTTCCGAACTGGCCCTCTATGATGTCGCCCCGGTTGTCCCCGGTGTTGCCGTCGACCTGAGCCACATCCCCACCGCCGTCAAGGTGAAAGGTTTCGGCAAGGACGACCTGCAGGCCGCCCTGACCGGTGCCGACGTGGTGCTGATCCCCGCCGGTGTACCCCGCAAGCCGGGCATGGACCGCGCTGACCTGTTCAACGTCAACGCCGGTATCGTCCGTACCCTGGTGGAAGGCATCGCCGACCACTGCCCCAAGGCCATGATTGGTATCATCACCAACCCGGTCAACACCACCGTCGCCATCGCCGCCGAGACCCTGAAGGCCAAGGGCGTTTACGACAAGAACCGCCTGTTCGGTGTGACCACCCTGGACGTGATCCGCGCCGAAACCTTCGTTGCCGAAGCCAAGGGCCTGAACCCGGCCGACGTCAAGATCAACGTCATCGGCGGCCACTCCGGCGTGACCATACTGCCGCTGCTGAGCCAGCTGGGCCTGGATTTCTCCGACGAGGAAATCGCCTCCCTGACCCACCGCATCCAGAATGCCGGTACCGAGGTTGTTGAAGCCAAGGCCGGTGGCGGCTCCGCTACCCTGTCCATGGGTCAGGCCGCGGCCCGTTTCGGCCTGAACCTGGTCCGCGCCCTGAGCGGTGAAGAAGGTGTTGTCGAGTGCGCCTATGTGGAAGGCGGCTCCGAGCACGCCCGCTTCTTCGCCCAGCCTGTGCGCCTAGGCAAGAAGGGTGTCGAAGAAGTGCTGTCCTACGGCGACATCTCCGCCTTCGAAGCCGATGCCCTCAGCGGCATGCTGGACACCCTGAAGAAGGACATCACCATCGGTGAGGAATTCGTCAACGCCTAA
- the rpmA gene encoding 50S ribosomal protein L27, with protein MAHKKAAGSTRNGRDSESKRLGVKRYGGESVLAGNIIVRQRGTKFHAGDNVGVGKDHTLFATADGKVKFEVKGPKNRKFVSIVTE; from the coding sequence ATGGCACACAAAAAGGCAGCCGGTTCTACTCGTAACGGTCGCGATTCCGAAAGCAAACGCCTGGGTGTTAAGCGCTACGGCGGTGAATCCGTACTGGCCGGCAACATCATCGTTCGCCAGCGTGGCACCAAGTTCCACGCCGGTGACAACGTAGGCGTGGGCAAAGACCACACTCTGTTCGCTACTGCCGATGGCAAAGTGAAGTTCGAAGTGAAGGGTCCCAAGAACCGCAAGTTCGTGAGCATCGTTACCGAATAA
- a CDS encoding DUF3718 domain-containing protein: MKTMKIAAVAMLVGVAWQPAPAHANAEQLVASICDYVAANDKNRLRSKLKDSGVRLRNLYDGVKCNGESLLRFAMTASADDVGEFMAKKIPGSTLAEPEADGQTVLAWAEANGFAGSATAAAIKDRIN, translated from the coding sequence ATGAAAACAATGAAAATTGCCGCTGTGGCTATGCTGGTCGGCGTTGCTTGGCAACCCGCTCCCGCCCATGCCAATGCCGAACAGCTGGTCGCCAGCATCTGTGATTATGTTGCTGCCAACGACAAGAACCGTCTCCGCTCAAAACTGAAGGACTCCGGTGTCCGCCTGCGCAACCTCTATGACGGCGTCAAATGCAACGGCGAAAGCCTGCTGCGTTTCGCCATGACCGCCAGTGCCGACGACGTGGGCGAGTTCATGGCCAAGAAGATCCCCGGCTCCACCCTGGCCGAGCCCGAGGCTGACGGCCAGACCGTGCTGGCCTGGGCCGAGGCCAATGGTTTTGCCGGTTCCGCTACCGCGGCGGCCATCAAGGATCGTATCAACTGA
- the rplU gene encoding 50S ribosomal protein L21 produces the protein MYAVIQSGGKQHRVAEGDVVRLEKLDLETGAAVDFDKVLMVANGEEVKVGAPYVDGSKVTAEVVAHGRGKKVKIVKFRRRKHSRKQMGHRQWFTEVKITGISA, from the coding sequence ATGTACGCGGTTATCCAAAGTGGCGGTAAGCAACACCGTGTAGCTGAGGGCGATGTTGTTCGCCTGGAGAAGCTTGACCTGGAAACCGGCGCTGCCGTCGATTTCGACAAGGTGCTGATGGTTGCCAACGGCGAAGAAGTCAAAGTTGGCGCCCCTTACGTTGACGGCAGCAAGGTTACTGCTGAAGTCGTAGCTCACGGTCGTGGCAAGAAGGTCAAGATCGTCAAGTTCCGTCGCCGTAAGCACTCTCGCAAGCAGATGGGCCACCGTCAGTGGTTCACTGAAGTCAAGATCACTGGCATCAGCGCCTAA
- the cgtA gene encoding Obg family GTPase CgtA, producing MKFVDEAVIRVDAGDGGNGIVSFRREKYIPKGGPDGGDGGDGGDVYIQADENLNTLIDYRFERFHKAERGENGKSSNCTGRRGKDLTLAVPVGTRATDEETGEVVGEVTKHGQRLLVAKGGYHGLGNTRFKSSTNRAPRKRTLGTPGEVRSLKLELLLLADVGLLGMPNAGKSTFIRSVSAAKPKVADYPFTTLVPNLGVVRPGPQSSFVLADIPGLIEGAAEGAGLGFQFLRHLERCRVLLHFIDVEPFDGSDPVENALIILDELQKYSPKLAEKPRWLVFNKIDLMLEEELEERCHEIQDALGYEGPVFQISAFNKQGTDELCNELMQFLDSLPKEEEAQQEEAKEVSFKWDDYHQEQLAEEHDDDDDDDWDDDDDDHDVEIIYQP from the coding sequence ATGAAATTTGTTGATGAAGCTGTCATCCGGGTCGACGCCGGCGACGGCGGTAACGGTATCGTCAGCTTCCGCCGGGAGAAGTACATCCCCAAGGGTGGCCCGGATGGGGGAGACGGTGGCGACGGCGGCGATGTTTACATCCAGGCCGACGAGAACCTCAACACCCTGATCGACTACCGCTTCGAGCGCTTTCATAAGGCGGAGCGCGGCGAGAACGGCAAGTCCAGCAACTGTACCGGTCGTCGCGGCAAGGATCTGACCCTGGCCGTGCCCGTGGGTACCCGCGCCACAGACGAAGAGACCGGCGAAGTGGTCGGCGAGGTCACCAAGCACGGCCAGCGCCTGCTGGTGGCCAAGGGTGGCTACCACGGCCTCGGCAACACCAGATTCAAGTCCTCCACCAACAGGGCGCCACGCAAGCGTACCCTGGGCACGCCGGGCGAGGTGCGCAGCCTCAAGCTGGAGCTGCTGCTGCTGGCCGACGTGGGCCTGTTGGGCATGCCCAATGCCGGCAAGTCCACCTTCATCCGCTCGGTGTCGGCGGCCAAGCCCAAGGTGGCGGATTACCCCTTCACCACCCTGGTGCCCAACCTGGGCGTGGTCAGGCCAGGTCCCCAGAGCAGCTTCGTGCTGGCCGACATCCCCGGCCTGATCGAAGGGGCCGCCGAAGGTGCCGGTCTGGGCTTCCAGTTCCTGCGCCACCTGGAGCGCTGCCGGGTGCTGCTGCACTTCATCGACGTCGAGCCCTTCGACGGCTCGGATCCGGTGGAAAACGCCCTGATCATCCTCGACGAGCTGCAGAAGTACTCGCCGAAGCTGGCCGAAAAGCCGCGCTGGCTGGTGTTCAACAAGATCGACCTCATGCTCGAGGAGGAGCTGGAGGAACGCTGCCACGAGATCCAGGATGCCCTGGGTTACGAGGGGCCTGTGTTCCAGATCTCCGCCTTCAACAAGCAGGGCACCGACGAGCTCTGCAACGAGCTGATGCAGTTCCTGGACAGCCTGCCCAAGGAAGAGGAAGCCCAGCAGGAAGAAGCCAAGGAAGTCAGCTTCAAGTGGGATGACTACCACCAGGAGCAGCTGGCCGAAGAGCACGACGACGATGATGACGATGACTGGGATGACGACGATGATGACCACGATGTGGAAATCATCTACCAGCCCTGA
- the rsmA gene encoding 16S rRNA (adenine(1518)-N(6)/adenine(1519)-N(6))-dimethyltransferase RsmA, translating to MSDKVHMGHRARKRFGQNFLHDPAVIRQIVSAIDPRPEDVLVEIGPGLGALTEPVLELAGHLNVVELDRDLADRLKSNPRLSVHQGDALEFDFNRLIEAGKPFKVFGNLPYNVSTPLIFHLLQHTDQITHMHFMLQKEVVQRMAAGPGSKQYGRLSVMTQYHCQVIPVLEVGPGAFKPAPKVDSAVVRLIPHQQKPFVARDEKRLNQVLLEAFNQRRKTIRNCFKNHFSAEDLEALGLSPTARPEQLSLEQFVLLANTLADKMERGA from the coding sequence ATGAGTGACAAGGTTCATATGGGCCACAGGGCCCGCAAGCGCTTCGGCCAGAATTTCCTCCACGACCCGGCGGTGATCCGCCAGATCGTTTCCGCCATAGATCCCCGCCCGGAAGACGTCCTGGTGGAAATAGGTCCCGGCCTCGGCGCCCTCACCGAGCCGGTGCTGGAGCTGGCCGGCCACCTCAACGTGGTCGAGCTGGACCGGGATCTGGCCGACAGGCTCAAGAGCAACCCGCGGCTCAGCGTCCACCAGGGCGACGCACTGGAGTTCGACTTCAACCGGCTCATCGAGGCCGGCAAGCCGTTCAAGGTATTCGGCAACCTGCCCTACAACGTCTCCACGCCGCTGATCTTCCACCTGCTCCAGCACACCGACCAGATCACCCACATGCATTTCATGCTGCAAAAGGAAGTGGTGCAGCGCATGGCGGCCGGTCCCGGCAGCAAGCAGTACGGCCGCCTGTCGGTGATGACCCAGTACCACTGCCAGGTGATCCCGGTGCTGGAGGTGGGCCCGGGCGCCTTCAAGCCGGCCCCCAAGGTGGACTCGGCCGTGGTACGGCTGATCCCCCACCAGCAGAAGCCCTTCGTGGCCAGGGACGAGAAACGCCTCAACCAGGTGCTGCTGGAAGCCTTCAACCAGCGCCGCAAGACCATCCGCAACTGCTTCAAGAACCACTTCAGCGCCGAGGATCTCGAGGCCCTGGGCCTGAGCCCTACCGCCCGCCCCGAGCAGCTCAGCCTGGAGCAGTTCGTGCTGTTGGCCAATACCCTGGCCGACAAGATGGAGCGCGGTGCATGA
- the folA gene encoding type 3 dihydrofolate reductase — protein sequence MILSLVAAMAHDRIIGKDNQMPWHLPADLKHFKAVTLGKPVLMGRKTFASIGRPLPGRRNLVVSRQPDLHIEGVETFTSVEAALASCSGVAEVMVIGGGQIYQQLLPRAQRLYLTLIDADLDGDTRFPDWQSAGSWRELERSEHHADDRNGYNLTFITFERMGQGTLAQTD from the coding sequence ATGATCCTCTCCCTGGTGGCCGCCATGGCCCATGACCGCATCATCGGCAAGGACAACCAGATGCCCTGGCACCTGCCGGCCGATCTCAAACACTTCAAGGCCGTGACCCTGGGCAAGCCGGTGCTGATGGGCCGCAAGACCTTTGCCAGCATAGGCCGGCCATTGCCGGGCAGGCGCAACCTGGTGGTGAGTCGGCAGCCCGATCTGCATATCGAGGGGGTGGAGACCTTCACCAGCGTGGAAGCGGCCCTGGCAAGCTGCAGCGGCGTGGCGGAGGTGATGGTGATCGGCGGCGGCCAGATCTACCAGCAGCTGCTGCCCAGGGCCCAGCGCCTGTACCTGACCTTGATCGATGCCGACCTCGACGGCGACACCCGTTTTCCCGACTGGCAGTCGGCCGGTAGCTGGCGGGAGCTGGAACGAAGTGAGCATCACGCCGACGACCGCAACGGTTACAATTTGACCTTTATCACCTTTGAACGCATGGGCCAAGGCACTTTAGCGCAGACCGATTGA